The following nucleotide sequence is from Sphingomonas swuensis.
GTCGGTCGCCGCCGCGCGCACGGTTGTCCCCGGCGGGGTCAGCGGCGCATTGTCGGTGGCGCAGCCCGCGACGAGCAGTGCGGCGAGGGGAAGAAGGGCTTTCATCCGGTCACCCTATCGTCCCGGCGGAGTATCGCCAGCACCCAAATGCGGCTCCCCTCACAGCCCGGCGCGGTGAGACCGGTCACTGCGCGGTCCAGCCTCCGTCCATGCTGAGGTTGGCGCCGGTGATGCTGCCCGCCTCGGGACGGCAGAGGAACAGGGCGAGGGCGGCGACCTCGACCGGCTCGACGAAGCGCTTGGTCGGCTGGGCGGCGAGGAGGACGTCGTTCATGACCTGCTCGCGGGTGAGATTGCGCGCCTTCATCGTGTCGGGAATCTGGTTCTCGACCAGCGTGGTCCAGACGTAGCCGGGCGAGATGCAGTTGACGGTGACCCCGTCGCGCGCCGCCTCGAGCGCGACCGCCTTGGTGAAGCCCGCGACTCCATGCTTGGCCGCGACATAGGGTGCCTTGTTGGGGGAGGCGACGAGGCTGTGCGCGCTGGCGGTGTTGATGATCCGCCCGAAGCCGCGCTGGCGCATCGAGGGCAGGCAGAGGCGGGTGGTGTGGAACACCGCCGACAGGTTCACCGCCATGATCCAGTCCCACTTCTCGGGCGGAAAGTTCTCGATCGGCGAGACGTGCTGGACGCCGGCATTGTTGACGAGGATCGAGGGGCTTCCGAGCTCGTCGGTGCATTGCGCGACGAGGCCGTCGATCGCGTCCGGGTCGGACAGGTCGGCATCGGAGAAGCCGGCGCAATCATCGGACAAGGCGGCGAGCTCGTCCTTGAGTTCGAGGTTGGCGTCGCGGTCGCCAAAGCCATGGAGCATGACCCGCGCCCCTTCCGCGGCGAGCGCCCGGGCGATGGCAAGGCCGATCCCCGAGGTGGAACCGGTAACGAGGGCGACCTTGTCCTTGAGGATCATGTGAATGCGACTCCTTGTGTCCTTCCGTCACAAGAAGAAGCGGAGCGACGGGTCAAGCCCGCGGTGACGATAGGCGGCTTGCAACCGCAGTGCCCCGCCGATCATTAAGGGGCCGAAAGGGAGTTAGGGCATGCGGCTAGGCGACGGGAACGACAGCGACTTCATCGATGCAACGGGTCGTTCCGGAGGATCGTCGATGCTCGGCGGCGGGGGCGGCATCCTCGGCTTCCTCATCCCGCTGGTGCTCAGCCGGTTCGGCTTCGTCGGGCTGCTGATCCTCGCGCTCGGCTATTGCGCGCTCGGCGGGCTCGGCGGCGGCGGGATCCTCGGCGGGGGCGGAGCTCCCACCCAGCAGCAGGGTGAGGCGGGCAAGTCGACGCTGTCGGCGGAAGACGGCCAGGTCCTCCGGTCGACTCTGATCTCGACCGACCAGGTGTGGGGCGAGCTGTTCCGCGCCGCCGGCCAGACCTACCGCGAGCCGCAGCTGGTCGCCTATCGCGGCGGCTATCCGACCGCCTGCGGGCAGGGCCAGGCGGCGTTCGGGCCCTTCTACTGCCCGGGCGACAGCCGGATCTACATCGACCCGAGCTTCTTCAACGAACTGAAGACCCGCTTCGGCGCGAGCGGCGACTTCGCGCCTTACTATGTGATCGCGCACGAGGTCGGGCACCACATCCAGAACCTCGAGGGCACGCTCGACAAGGCGAGCCGGGCCCAGGCCAGCCTCGGCAAGGCCGAGGGCAATGCGGTCCAGGTCGGGGTCGAGCTCCAGGCGGACTGCTATGCCGGCGTGTGGGCGGCGCGGGCCAAGGCGCCGGACGGAAGCCGTGCACTCGATCCGGACGATCTCGCCGAGGGCCTCCGCGCGGCCGAGGCGATCGGCGACGACGCGCTGATGAGCCAGGCCGGCCAGGCGGTTCGCCCCGAGAGCTTCACCCACGGCTCGAGCGCGCAGCGGATGGAAGCGCTCAAGCGCGGGCTCGAGAGCGGCAATCCGAGCGTGTGCAACTACAATCGGGTGTGAGGATTGCGCCTCCCCTCGGGGGAGGTGGTGGCGACGCGGAGAGAAGGGTTCTCGCGAGTGGCGGGAACCCCTCTCTTACTGCGTAACAGCTCCCTAAAGGGGAGCGGCGAAGCTAGAGCCTGACCAGCATCTTTCCGGTGTTGGCGCCGCTGAACAGGCCGAGGAAGGCCTCGGGGGTCTTCTCCAGCCCCTCGACCACCGTGTCGCGGCCGCGGACTTGGCCGCTTGCGATCATCTGGCCCATGTCGGCGAAGAACTCGGCGTTGCGGGGGAGGTAGTCGGTGTAGATGAAGCCCTTGAGCATCATCCGCATCCCGATCACCCGCATCAGGTAGCGAAGCGCGGTCGGCTCCCCACTGTTGTAGCCGTCGATCATCCCGCAGATGGCGAAGCGCGCGTCCTTGCGACCGAGCGCGAGGGCGGCGTCGAGATGCTCGCCGCCGACATTGTCGAAATAGACGTCGATGCCCTTGGGCGCGACTTCGGCCAGCGCCTTCACCAGCGGGATGCCCGACTTGTAGTCGATGACCGCGTCGGCACCGAGCTCGCGGACGAAGGCGCACTTGTCGGCGCCGCCGGCCGAGCCGATCACCGTCATGCCCTTGGCCTTGGCGATCTGGACCACTGCCGAGCCGACCGCGCCCGCGGCGGCCGAGACGAAGACAATGTCGCCGGCCTTGGCCTGCGCCGCGTCGAGCAGGCCCCAGTAAGCGGTGCCGCCGGTCAGGCCGAGGTTGCCGAGGAAGGCCTGCGGCTCGACCCCGGGAATGGTCGGAAGCTTGTTGAGCGCGGCGGCGGGGACCACCGCCTCGTCGCGCCAGCCCATCATGTGGAGCACGCGGTCGCCGGGCTGGAAGTCGGACGAGCGGCTTTCGACCACCTCGCCGACCGCGCCGCCCTCGAGCGGCTCGCCGACCTGGAAGGGCGGGACGTAGCTCTTCACGTCGTTCATCCGGCCGCGCATGTAGGGATCGACCGACAGCCACTGGTTGCGCACCCGGACCATGCCGTCCTCGAGTGCGGGCAGGCTGATCTCGCGGTGCTCGAAATTGTCGGCGGTCGGAAGGCCGGTGGGACGGCTCTTGAGGTGCCAGGCTGCGGCCATGGGTCGGTTCTCCAGACAAGGGAAAGGCCCGGACACCGCTGGGGTGCCCGGGCCTTCCCGTCAAGCTGCCAAGAGCGCTTAGCGCTTGGTCGAGCTGCTGCCCGTGGTCGAGCCGGTGGTGCTCGTCGGGGTGGTGCCGCTCGTGCCGGCGGTGCCGGCCTGGCTGCTGTCGTCGTAGGTGCCCGAGAAGCTCTTATCGAGCATGTGCGGGCCGTCGCCGGTCGGCTGGTTGGTCGAGCTCATCGTCGAGCGCTGGTCGCGACGGTCGTCGCGATCGTTGCTCTCCGAGCCGAGCAGCGAGCCGAGGAAGCCGCCGCCCGAGTGGCCGCGATCCTGATGCTCGTCACGCTCCTCGGTGAGGCGCGAGCGGATCGAGTCCTTCGAGCCGGTCAGATACACCTTGTTGTCCTCGACCTTTTCGAGGAGCGAGCAGGTGAAGCTGCGGTGCACGCCGTGCGCCTCGGGATCGTTCTTGGTCAGGATGACCTTGTCGCCGCGGACCTTGTCGACCGTGCCGATGTGCTGGCCGCTCTCGTCGACCACCTCGAAATGC
It contains:
- the ypfJ gene encoding KPN_02809 family neutral zinc metallopeptidase, with the protein product MRLGDGNDSDFIDATGRSGGSSMLGGGGGILGFLIPLVLSRFGFVGLLILALGYCALGGLGGGGILGGGGAPTQQQGEAGKSTLSAEDGQVLRSTLISTDQVWGELFRAAGQTYREPQLVAYRGGYPTACGQGQAAFGPFYCPGDSRIYIDPSFFNELKTRFGASGDFAPYYVIAHEVGHHIQNLEGTLDKASRAQASLGKAEGNAVQVGVELQADCYAGVWAARAKAPDGSRALDPDDLAEGLRAAEAIGDDALMSQAGQAVRPESFTHGSSAQRMEALKRGLESGNPSVCNYNRV
- a CDS encoding NADP-dependent oxidoreductase, which codes for MAAAWHLKSRPTGLPTADNFEHREISLPALEDGMVRVRNQWLSVDPYMRGRMNDVKSYVPPFQVGEPLEGGAVGEVVESRSSDFQPGDRVLHMMGWRDEAVVPAAALNKLPTIPGVEPQAFLGNLGLTGGTAYWGLLDAAQAKAGDIVFVSAAAGAVGSAVVQIAKAKGMTVIGSAGGADKCAFVRELGADAVIDYKSGIPLVKALAEVAPKGIDVYFDNVGGEHLDAALALGRKDARFAICGMIDGYNSGEPTALRYLMRVIGMRMMLKGFIYTDYLPRNAEFFADMGQMIASGQVRGRDTVVEGLEKTPEAFLGLFSGANTGKMLVRL
- a CDS encoding 3-hydroxybutyrate dehydrogenase, with the protein product MILKDKVALVTGSTSGIGLAIARALAAEGARVMLHGFGDRDANLELKDELAALSDDCAGFSDADLSDPDAIDGLVAQCTDELGSPSILVNNAGVQHVSPIENFPPEKWDWIMAVNLSAVFHTTRLCLPSMRQRGFGRIINTASAHSLVASPNKAPYVAAKHGVAGFTKAVALEAARDGVTVNCISPGYVWTTLVENQIPDTMKARNLTREQVMNDVLLAAQPTKRFVEPVEVAALALFLCRPEAGSITGANLSMDGGWTAQ